The following are encoded in a window of Helicoverpa armigera isolate CAAS_96S chromosome 24, ASM3070526v1, whole genome shotgun sequence genomic DNA:
- the LOC135118671 gene encoding LOW QUALITY PROTEIN: la-related protein 6-like (The sequence of the model RefSeq protein was modified relative to this genomic sequence to represent the inferred CDS: inserted 1 base in 1 codon): protein MEGTPPSHGLPEPDEGITSDRRPSTDDHADLSDSASDTGSGGXDSGCEVAAEAQEPPYTPPDDELAHRIVSQVEFYFSDANITKDAFLLKHVRRNKEGYVSLKLISSFKRVKHLTKDWRVVAEALKRSTKLEINELGTKLRRIDPLPAYDETTPSRTVVAVRMPIDRPSVENVSRLFAGCGEIALVRVLRPGNPVPADVRQFLNKNPSLVNCVCALVEFTESESAREALRLQTPEDDGMRVYELNGVPREPKRKAGIRRAPPRRHECEYSSCCSGSEAEYDYRYGTPFYRRNSSGFFAPRSPEIQTWVPRRPSTCSHSSDSGVSLYCSSRRTSAASTGSAGSEGWLARRLSGCSVSGECGGRRVSSAPRWEPRAPLVPDGTRGFHAAARQRRISDLALYSR from the exons ATGGAGGGGACCCCTCCCAGCCACGGCCTGCCCGAGCCGGACGAGGGCATCACCTCCGACCGCCGCCCGTCCACCGACGACCACGCCGACCTCTCCGACAGCGCCTCCGACACCGGCTCCGGCG AGGACTCCGGCTGCGAGGTCGCCGCCGAGGCCCAAGAGCCGCCCTACACGCCACCCGATGATGAACTAGCTCATAGGATCGTCTCACAAGTTGAGTTCTATTTTTCCGACGCCAATATCACTAAGGATGCCTTCTTACTCAAACATGTGCGAAGAAACAAGGAAGGGTATGTGTCCCTCAAGCTCATATCCAGCTTCAAACGTGTCAAGCACTTGACGAAGGACTGGCGGGTGGTCGCCGAAGCACTCAAGCGGTCTACAAAGTTAGAAATCAATGAATTAGGAACAAAATTGCGAAGGATTGACCCTCTCCCGGCGTACGACGAGACGACGCCGTCCAGGACCGTGGTGGCAGTCAGGATGCCCATAGATCGTCCCTCGGTGGAGAACGTGTCGCGTCTGTTCGCCGGCTGCGGTGAGATCGCCCTGGTGAGGGTGCTGCGCCCCGGCAACCCGGTGCCGGCGGACGTGCGCCAGTTCCTCAACAAGAACCCCAGTTTGGTTAATTGTGTGTGTGCGTTAGTTGAGTTTACTGAATCCGAATCTGCGAGAGAAGCTTTGCGTCTACAGACCCCTGAAGATGACGGCATGCGAGTGTATGAGTTAAACGGTGTTCCTAGAGAGCCTAAGAGGAAGGCGGGCATCAGACGCGCGCCTCCGAGGCGGCACGAGTGCGAGTACTCGTCGTGCTGCAGCGGCTCCGAGGCTGAGTACGACTACAGATACGGCACGCCGTTCTACCGGAGGAACTCGAGCGGGTTCttcgcgccgcgctcgccggAGATCCAGACGTGGGTGCCGCGGCGGCCGTCCACGTGCAGCCACAGCTCGGACTCGGGCGTGTCGCTGTACTGCAGCTCGCGGCGCACGTCGGCCGCCAGCACGGGCAGCGCGGGCAGCGAGGGCTGGCTGGCGCGGCGGCTGTCGGGCTGCTCGGTGTCGGGCGAGTGCGGGGGCCGGCGGGTGTCCAGCGCCCCGCGCTGGGAGCCGCGGGCGCCGCTGGTGCCGGACGGCACGCGCGGGTTCCACGCTGCCGCTCGCCAGCGCCGCATCTCGGACCTGGCGCTGTACTCGCGCTAG